A stretch of DNA from Strigops habroptila isolate Jane chromosome 1, bStrHab1.2.pri, whole genome shotgun sequence:
GGGCTGACAGtgtaggaggaggaggagcccACGGAGGATGAGCGCGAGCGGAAGCCACTCATGTTGCCTGAGAGCATGTCCGCGAACTCGGTGATAGAGAGCGTGCCTGCACGGTACTGGTCCAGTGCTGACTGGTCAATCAGGCCCTTGCCGATGGCGTCGTCGATGTCATACTGGCGCCCTGAGCGCCGGTCGATGATCATGGACTTCACCACGCCATcggaggaggaggtggtgatCTCCTCCCACTCACACTCCTGCTCCGACAGTTCCAGGTAGGTCTGGTGGTCGATGAGGCCCTTGCGATAGGCCTCATACACGGACATCTCCTTGCCTGTCTCTGGGTCAACGATGACCACCCTGCGCTTGCGGACGGAGGACTTGGAGGACGTCTTCCTCTCCCGCTTCTTCTCCTTCaggggcaggaggcagaggcCGGTTTCCGGGTCAGTGATGCACCGCTCCATGAGCTGCAGGTAGGTGAGGTTCTCCTCTGTGTTGGGGTCGAAGAAGCCCTTGGTGTCATCGCTGGGGTCCAGCAGGATCTCATTCATCTCCTCGTCGAAGAGGCCCCTCTTGTAGGCGATCTCCACAGGCAGGCGGTGGCTCTCCTCAGGGTCGATGATGCCGCCGGTGGCGATCTGGGCCTCCAGCAGGCGGATCCCGTGGTCCTTCAGGATCAGCCCCTTCTTCATGGCCTGGAAAAGGGAGATGAGCTTCCCAGAGTAGGGGTCCCGGTAGCCGGTGACGGCcctttcagcagaaagcagcttgtCCTTGAATTCGGGGCCCACAATGCCCATGCGAACGGCCTCCTCCACAGTCAGCTTCAGGCCCTTGATGGGGTCGATGACGTAGCCCGTGGCTGCCTGTGCCTCCAGGAGCTCAAACGCGGTGCCAGGCCGGATGATGCCCTTCTTCATGGCCTGGTACACAGAGAGCCGCTCCTTGGTGGAGTCCACGAAGACGCCGGCAATGCAGCTGGTGCCCTCCAGGAACTTCTTCAGGTTCTTGGAGACCTCCTCGATAGAGGTGAGTCCTTCCTGCAGGCGCTGCGCAGTGGCCTCGTCCATCACCTGCGAGCGGACCAGCTCCTCCACTGTGATCTGCTTGCGCAGGCCACGGAAGGTGAGCTTCCGCGCATCGCagagtggcagcagcagcagcccgcTGCCCTCATCCTGGCGGCACCGCTTCAGCAGCTGTGTGTAGCTCAGCTTCTCCTCCGTGGATGGGTCCACGTAGCTTCGCACCTCACTGGGCTCAGACAGCATGTCGTACGTGTCCTTGTTGATGAAGCCCCGCTGGTAAGCCACCTCCAAGGGCAGGTGGAAGCCCAAGTGTGGGTCGATGATGCCACCAGTGGCGATCTGGGCGTCCAGGAGCTTGAGGGCCTCTTCGCTGGGAATGAGGTCCTTCTTCATGGCCTGGAAGATGGAGATCTTCTGCTCGCTGTAGGGGTCTCTGTACCCAGTCACGGCCCTCTCGGCGGACAGGAGCCGGTCGTGGATCTCAGGCCCCACTACACCTTTCCTGACGGCCTCATCAACGGTCAGCATCTCGTTCTTCATGGGGTCGATCATGAAGCCGGTGGCAGCCTGGGCCTCCAGGAGGGAACGGGCCACTTCCGAGCTGATCAGCCCCTTCTTCAGTGCCTGGTAGATGCTGAGCTTCTGCTTGGAGGAGGGGATGTAGATACCAGCCACACAGCCCGACCCATAGAGGTACTTCCAGATGGTCTCCACCTCCAGGAGCTCCCGGAAGGTCTTGgagccctgcttgagcaggttGTAGATGTCTTGGGAAATGATCTTGGCCTCGTAGAGTTCCTCAGCCGTGATGCGGCGCCGGACGTAGTCATAGGACGTGAGATTCTGCTGCCGGATGATCTCAGTCTTCTCGATGATCTcaatgatgatgatgatcatGCGCTCCTTGGACACACGGCCTGACTTGAACTCCTCCATGAGCTGCTTCCGCTGCTCCTCGGGCAGCAGGTCTGAGTGCATGATCTCCCACAGCGACATGGAGGAGCCCGCCCTGCTGCCCACCGGGATGTCCACCTGCGTCTCCTCAAACACCTTCCGCGTCTCTGCCTCGGTGTAGACCTGTGTGGTCTCTACCACTGTCGGCTTCTCAGGCTCCCGCAGTGGCAGCAGGTACAGGCCAGTCTCAGGATCCTCAATGCACCTCTCCTTCAGCTGTGTGTAGGTGAGGTTCTCCTGCGTGTTGGGGTCGAAGAAGCCCCTGGTGTCATCAGTGGGGTGGGAGAGGGTTCGGTTCATCTCCTCATCGAAGTACCCACGCTTGTAGGCCACCTCCAGGGGCAGGCGGTGGCTGTGCACGGGGTCAATGATGCCGCCGGTGGCGATCTGGGCCTCGAGCAGGCGGATGCCGTGCTCCTTGACAATGAGCCCCTTCTGCATGGCCTGGAAGAGGGAGATGGTATTGCCCGAGTAGGGGTCCTTGTAGCCGGTGACGGCCTTCTCGGCAGACAGCAGCTTCTCGTGCAGCTCGGGCCCCACCACACCAGCCTTGACAGCCTCATTGACATAGAGCTTACGGTTCTTCACAGCGTCAATCAGGAACCCGGTGGCTGCCTGGGCCTCCAGGAGgaccacagcagtgctgggctgcagcaggttCCGCTTCATGGCCTCGTAGATGTTGAGTTTCTCCTTGGTTGCCTCCACATAGACACCGGCAATGCAGTCGCTGCCATACAGGAATCTCCGCACTGCCTCTGTATCGGAGAAGTCCTTCACTGACTTCTTGCCTTCCTTCAGCTGCTCATACTGAGCTTTGGTGATGATGCGGGACTCCACCAGCTCGCTGGCCGGAACAGGAGCCCGGAGCCCACTGAACGTcagcttctcctgcttcttGGTCTCTGCCTCCTCGATGATAGTGATGACAATCTTGATGATCTTCTCGATGGTCACCTTGCCGGTCTTGTACTGCCGGAGGAGCTCCCGCCTGTGCTCCTCCGTGAAGTACTCAGAGTGGATCAGCTCCCAGATGGTCATGGTCTGGCCCTTCATGCTGCCCACTGGGACCTCCACAGTCGTCTTGTCGAAGCACTCCTTTGCCTGGCTGTCAGTGTAGACCTCCTCCTGCTGCGCCTGGATGGCTTGGTCAGACAGAGGCAGCAGGCAGAAGCCGGTCTGCTTGTCACGGCGGCAGGTCTTCTGCAGCTGGGCGTAGGTGAGGTGTTCCTGGGTGTTGGGGCAGTAAAAAGCCTTGGCGTCATCACGGAACTCGGCCATCGCCTCGTTCATCTCCGGGTCGAAGTAGCCACGTTTGTAGGCAACGTCAAGTGGGAGCCGGTGGCTGTGGATGGGGTCGATGATGCCGCCAGTGGTGAGCTGGACATCCAGCAGACGCACCCCAGTGTCGCTGGGGATGAGGCCCTTCTTCAGCGCCTGGAACAGGGAAACCGTCTGCCCTGTGTAGGGGTCCTTGTAGCCAGTCACTGCCttctctgctgacagcagcttCTCGTGCAGCTCTGGACCCACCACCTCAGCCTTCACAGCCTCATCCACAGAGAAGAGTGTGTTCCTCACGGGGTCGATGATGTAGCCGGTGGCAGCCTGGGCCTCCAGCAGAGACAGGGCGACCTCTGGCTTCAGCAGGTTCCTCTTCAGGGCGTCGTAGAAGGTGAACTTCTGGCCAGTCGACTCCACCAGGATGCCAGCAATGGCGTCGGTGCCCTTCAGGTACTGCCGCACGGACTCCATCTCCGCCACGTCCTTCACCGACTTCttgccctggtgcagctggtTGTAGAGGTCTTTGTTGATGATTttgctctccagcagctccgcAGCGGGCACGGGGGCCCGCAGGCCCTCAAAGCACATCTGGCTCTTTTTCTCGCTTTCCTCCACAACCGTGATGATGATCTTGATAATCTTCTCCACTGTGATCTTGCCGGTCCGGTACTGCTGGATCAGGTCCCGCCTTTGGTCCTCGGTGAAGTATTCAGAGTTGATGATCTCCCAGATGGTCACTGTCTTCCCCTGGAACTTGCCAAACGGCGCCGTCACCGTGGCCTTCTTGAAGACGTCTTTGGCTTCTTTGTCGGTGTAGACCAGCTCCCTGGCTTTGGCTGCCTGGTCGGTGAGGGGCAGGAGGCTCAGCCCCGTGTCTGGGTCAGTCACACACCGCTCCAGGAGCTGTATGTAGGTGAGGTTCTCCTGTGTGTTGGGGTCGAAGAAGCCCTTGGTGTCATCGGTGGGGTCGGAGAGGGTTCGGTTCATCTCCTCGTCAAAGTACCCACGCTTGTAGGCAGCTTCCACGGGCAGACGGTGGCTGTGCACGGGGTCGATGATGCCGCCGGTGGCGATCTGGGCCTCAAGCAGGCGGATGCCGTGCTCCTTGACGATGAGCCCCTTTTGCATGGCCTGGAAGAGGGAGATGCGGTCGCCGGTGTAGGGGTCCTTGTAGCCGGTGACCGCCCGCTCCGCTGCCAGCATCTTGTTGTGCAGCTCAGGCCCGATGACACCCTCACGCACAGCCTCACTCACAGAGAGCCGTGCATTCCGCACTGGGTCGATGATGAAGCCGGAGGCAGCCtgagcctccagcagcaccagcgcTGTGCCCGGgctcagcagcttctgcttcatGGCCTCGTAGATGCTCATCTTCTCGTTGGTGGGTTTGATCAACAACCCGGCCACGCTGCTCTGGCCCTGCAGGTACCTCCTGACCTCGTTCCTCTGTGCGAGCTCACCAACGCTCACAGTGCCCTTCAccagctgctccaggctctCCTGGCTCAGGACACCAGCATCCACCAGCTTGCCTGCGGGCACCTTCTGCCGGATGCCATCGAAGGCAAACTCAGGCTCACCATTGTGCGCGAGGCCATCCAATGCGTCCCTGTCATTGGGCATGGCTTGGACATGCGGCTGCACCGCAGCCACCATGGCCTCCCTGGGCAGGTCGTCTGTCTGGATCATGATCTCACGGGTCTGCGCCAGTGCCGCCTTGTACTCCTCCTGCAtctgctccagcctctccctCAGCTTCTGGTTCTCCTCTTCCAGaagcttctcctgctgctgccgctgctgctccagctgctgcagctcctcctgcttgTGCCGGAcgttctcctctgcttccttctgatGCCTCTTGGCCTCATCCAGCATGGCTTtcaactgctgcttctcctgctccatCTCCTTTTGCTGCCGCTCCTGCTCCGCCTTCAGGTTCTGGGCTTTGTCCACCTCATCTTTAAAGAGCTTCTCCAGCTTCGATTTCTCCTCCTCGATGAacttctccttctgcagcagcgCATCCTTCTCCGTCAgaaagctctgctgcaggagctgcgtCTCCTGCCGGAGCTGCGCCTGCTGGGCCACCTGCATCTGGGGTGGGAGAGAGGACAGCACGGTCAAACGGTGCCATGCAGCGCCaggggggatggggagggagacATGCACCATGGCGGCACGGGGTAGGGCTGCAGTGTCACTCAGCCACATGGGCTCCAGTGCAGGGGTTAGGAGTGAATGGGAGCAGAGCAAGGTTAGGGAGCTGCAGCAAACAACACGGGGTGGGACAAGCAGGGATGAGACACAAGggttcagctctgggaccccaacacaagagggacacaGAACTATTggaacgagtccagaggaggaggccacggagatgctacaagggctggagcagctctgctctggagccaggctgagagagctgggctggggcagcctggagaagagaaagctccttaaggggagaccttagagcagctccagtgcctaaaggggctccaggaaacctggagaggggctttggacaagggatgcagggatgggatgaggaggaacgGCTCCaactggaagaaggaagagttgggatcttgggaagaagttcttcaccaTGAGAGTGGTGGGACACTCTGAAAggttgaagggagaagctgtggctgccccatccctggcagtgttcaaggccaagttggacacaggggcttggagcaacctgctctagtggaagacgtccctgcccgtggcagagggctggaactggaggagctttaaggtcccttccaaccattcCATGACTTTGGATACTGCTGTGTCAGGTACCAAGGTGGGAGCTGGGCATAGAGAGGATCAAGGGAGGACAGGCCACCAGAAAAGTGCTAGGGTCACCCCACcgcagcaggagctgcagcagcaggagagggcaGAGGGCAACGGGAGGTCTTGCCCTGACACCCAGGGCGGGGTTTGCATTGCTGCACCAATGGTGGTTCCACACATGCCCCTGACCCACAGCGTGGGGGTCCTGTCCCCCAGCAGCCCAGAGGCTGGGGGATGGACACGGGCTGGAGGCTCGGGCAGTGCAGCAGCTCCGTGCCTGTGCCCATGCCGCAGGGGCTGCAGCGACGGTGGCCGGGACCCGGTGCCGcgtggctggggaaggggaagaggtcCCTGCATGCCACCACCGCTAAGGGGACCCGGTCACCCAGTACCTCCTCCgccttctgctgcagcaatgCCGCCTCctgcttcagcttctccttctcccactCCAGGTCGGCGATGGCCTGGCGCAGCTTCTCTGCGTCCTGGTCACTCTGGTGCCGCTGGATCTCCAGGGTGTGCACCAGCGTCATCTTCTCCTGCGTGGCCAGCTCGGTCTGGTGCAGCCGCTCACTGATCTCCTCCGCCTGCTTCTTGAACCTCTTGGCCTCCTCCTCGGCCTTGGCCTGGGCCATGCTCATCTCCGTCACATGCAGCTTGAGGCGCTCGGCCTCGGCCGTTATCTCTAGCTGCCGCCGGCGCTCAGCCTCCAGCGTCTTCTGGAAGCCCTCGGTCTCCTCTGCCAGGCGCTGCTGCATCTGCTCCTTGTCCTCCTGCAGCCGCTTGGCATGTTCCTGCGCCAGgtccttctgcttctgcagcatctcagcCTCGGCCTTGAGCCGCGTGGCCTCCTGCACCGCCTGCATCTTCTCCTTCAACATCTTCTCGGCCAGCGCCCGCTGCTGTGCCAGGTCATCCTCGGCAAGCTGCCGCATGCGTGCAGCCTCCTGGGCCTCCACGCTGAGCCGCGCCACCTCCTCAGCCACCTGCTTCATCTTCTCGGCCTCCTCCGCCAGCAGCTTCTGCGTGTTGTCCTTGTCCTTGAGGATCAGCGCCTTGTTCTCCTCCTCAATGCGGCTCTTCAGCCTCgccagctcctccagctgaACCCGCACCCTGAAGAGCTCCTCCTCGACCTGCGCCTTCTGCCGCACGGCGTCGCTCGCCTCCTCCTTCAGCCGCTGCAGCTCCTCATCCAGGATGTTCTTCTGGTGGTCCGTCTCCTCCAGCCGCAGCTTCACCTTGGTGAGCTCCTGCTCCACCTGTGCCTTCTGTCGCAGCGTCTGCTCCGCAAACTTCTTGTGCTTCTCCATCTCGGCGTCGGCCAACTGCTTCTGCCGCAGTGCCGCCTGCTCGGCCtgcgcccgccgcgccgcctccAGCTCCGCCTCCTTGCGCAGCGCCTCGGCTGCCGCCTGTGCCCGCGCCGTggcagctgcctcctcctctgcgCGCTGCTTCAGCCGCTCGGCCTCCTCCACGCGCCGCCGCGACAGCCCCGCGTCCTGCTCGGCCTGGCCCCGCGCCAGCTCAGCCTCCTCGGCCACTCGCCGTGCGCGCTCGGCCTCTTCGCGCAGCCGCTCCACCAgactctgctcctgctgccgcgcctgctgcagctcctgctcctgctgctgcatggcGGCCAGCCGCGCCTTCTCCTCTGCCGCGATGCGCTTCTGTGCTGCCTCCCGCGCCAGCTGCACCTGCCGCTCCGACTCCTTCTCCGCCAGCTCCTTCTGCCGCCGCGCATCCTCCACCATGGCCCGGAGCCGCTCCACCTCCTCCAGTGCCAGGCGCCGCTGCCGCGCCGCATCCTCCTCGGCCGCCAGGATGTCCTGCAGTTTCTCCTCGGCCTCGCGCCGCCGGCCCTCCTCCTGCAGTGCCAGCGCCCGCTGCCGCTCAGCCTCGCGCTCCGCCTGCTCGCGGCTGCGCTGCACCTCCTCGGCCTCGCTGCGGATGCGGCTCAGCTCCCGCTCCAGCTCACTCTTGCCCGCCGAGGCCCGCTCGAAGCTGGCCTTGAGCACACGGATCTCCTCCTCCACCTGCCGCCGCTGCCGCAGCGTGTCCTCCACCAGCCCCTTCTGCCGCTCCAGCTCGCTCTCGGAGCTGCGCTTCAGCTGTGCGATCTTCTCCTCGATGtcctgcttgtgctgggccgcctgctcctccagcagccgCCGCTGGTATGCCTCGTCCTCCGCCAGCCGCCGCAGCCGCTCGttctctgcctccttctccttcagcgCAATCTCCGCCTCCGCCTTCAGCCGCGATGCCTCGTTGATGGCCGTCAGCTTCTCCTTCAGGATGCGCTCGGCCTCAGCGCGCTGCCGCCCGGCCTCGTCCTCTGCCAGCTGCCGCTGCCGCTTGGCCTCCTCAGAGAGGGCGCGCAGCCGCGCTGCCTCCTCCGCCAGCTCCCGCAGCTTGCTGGCCTCAGCCTCCAGCCGCTGCTTCGACTTCTCGCTGCTGGAGCGCGACTCCTCCTCCGCCCGGgccttgctctgcagcagcacctccatCTCAGCCCGCAGCTTCGCCAGCTCATCCTCAACCTCCTTCCGCTTCTGGATGGCCTCGCTCACCTCCTCCTTCAGCCGGGactgctcctcctccagcagcagccgTTGCTGCTCCCCGTTGTCCATCTCTGCCTTCAGCCGGATCAGCTCCTGCTCCGCCGCCAGCTTCTGCTGTGCCGTGCCCTCCGCCAGCTCTcgctgcttctccagctcctcctcagcTGCCTCCTTCTGCCGCAGAGCCGCCTGCTCCGCCTTAGCGCGCTTGCGGGCCTCGCGCTCCGCatcctccttctgcttctctgcctcctcctgcgCCAGCGTCTTCTGGTGCGCCACCTCCTCCGCCTGCAGCCGCAGCCGCAGCGCCTCGTTGGCCTTCTGCCGCCAGcgctccagctccttctccgCCTCCTCCCGCGACTGCTCGGCCTcgcgctgctgctgcttcaggcGCTCggcctcctcctgcagctgcgCCACTGCCACGTGCTCGCGCTGCAGCGACAGCTCCAGCTGCGCCGTCTGCTCGGCCAGGGAGCGGCGCCGGCTCTGCAGCTCGGCCTCGGCGCTGCGCTGCGCCGCCTCCTGTGCCACCTGGATCTGACGCTGCTTTTCGGCCTCCGCCTGCCGCAGGCGCCGCTCAGCCTCCTCCGCCTGCAGCCGCAGGCCCTCCAGTGCCGCCACCGCCTCCTGCTTCTCACGCGCCGCATCGCGCTCGGCCCGCACCTTGCGCGCCAGCTCCTCCTCAGCCTCGCGCTTCTTCTGGCTCTCATCCTTCACCTGCCGGCGCAGGCGCTCGGCCTCATCCTGCGCCTGCCGCTTCTGCCGCTCTGCCTCCTCAGCACGCGCCCGCAGCTCGCACAGCTCGGCCTCGGCGCCCAGGCGCTGCCGCTCCGTGCTCTCCAGCTGCCGCCGGATCACCCGGAtctcctcctccaccttctTGCGGCTGGACTCGGCCTCCTCAATTAGCTTCACCTTGGCCTCGATCTGGTGGTCCGAGTTCTGccgcagctgcagcagctcctgctggatgttctgcttctgctgctctgcgTCCACGGCCACGACCTCGCGCCG
This window harbors:
- the PLEC gene encoding plectin isoform X7 — encoded protein: MMVVELCCGCCCGAGDERDRVQKKTFTKWVNKHLIKHWRAEAQRHVNDLYEDLRDGHNLISLLEVLSGDTLPRERDVVRSLRLPREKGRMRFHKLQNVQIALNYLKHRQVKLVNIRNDDIADGNPKLTLGLIWTIILHFQISDIQVSGQSEDMTAKEKLLLWSQRMVEGYQGLRCENFTASWRDGRLFNAIIHRHKPMLIDMSRVYRQSNLENLEQAFTVAERDLGVTRLLDPEDVDVPQPDEKSIITYVSSLYDAMPRVPEAQDGVKANELQLRWQEYYEVVTLLLQWMRQHTISFEERRVPASYEEIELLWRQFLKFKETELPAKEADKNRSKAIFQAMEGAVQSGQLKVPPGYHPLDVEKEWGALHVAVLEREKLLRAEFERLERLQRVVTKLQMESGLCEEQLNQADALLQAELRLLEAGKGPQKAAEVERDLDKADGMIRLLFTDVQSLKDGRHPQGEQMYRRVYRLHERLVSIRTEYNLRLKSGVPVSVAVAPVAVAAPVAAAPSEAALRYVQELRGWVQDNQRRVAGAGWGMDLPSLESLLSAHRGLHRDIHDFGAKVQRARDDEAQLPPSSRGAYRESLGKLEQEYGELLESSSQRLRHLEALLGFVGAATAELLWLSQREDEEVTFDWSDRGPALPAKQEAYSGLMRELELRERRVQELQSCGEQLLREQHPARDTIESFLAALRTQWSWMLQLCCCVETHLKENGAYFQFFAEVREAERLLRELRDLMGRKLRSDRGLSAARLEDLLQHANELREQLQEVGAQLPALSRRASTIVQLKPRSPGAAVQGRPRLQAVCDYRQLQITVHKQDTCTLLSNAQPHKWKVLSGSGEAEVPSVCFILPPPNPEALDAVRRLEAEHQEILELWHQLHQDLRSLRAWQCLTRDMRQIQAWSQLTFRTLPPEECRQALQSLETHYQEFLRESRDSRSFAPEERQQLQREYEACARHHDRLRRGHEKGEQDESLCQSFLSRLKELSLQLQRCESSTIHCLRLPLDKNPQAECARRITEQQQIHVELEGIRKSLDSVGEEAQEVLAQAEPPGSAPVLRSELEVMLQKMEQVYSLSSIYLEKLKTINLVIHSTQGAEELLKKYEDQLKDVQTVPADLQELEATQAELKRLRAQAEGHQPLFSTLETDLGKAKDVNERMVRGHSERDVDLERFRERVQQLLERWRGVLAQADLRHRDLEQLGRQLRSYRESCAALRHWLQEARRRQEEIQAVPIAGSASVRQQLLQEQELLEECDRNKEKVEECQRHAKQYIDAIKDYELQLVSFKAQVEPMASPAKKPKVQSASDSIIQEYVDLRTQYSELTTLTSQYIKFITDTLRRLEDEEKAAEKLKEEERKRLAEVEAQLEKQRQLAEAHAKAKAQAEAEARELQLRMQEEVARREVVAVDAEQQKQNIQQELLQLRQNSDHQIEAKVKLIEEAESSRKKVEEEIRVIRRQLESTERQRLGAEAELCELRARAEEAERQKRQAQDEAERLRRQVKDESQKKREAEEELARKVRAERDAAREKQEAVAALEGLRLQAEEAERRLRQAEAEKQRQIQVAQEAAQRSAEAELQSRRRSLAEQTAQLELSLQREHVAVAQLQEEAERLKQQQREAEQSREEAEKELERWRQKANEALRLRLQAEEVAHQKTLAQEEAEKQKEDAEREARKRAKAEQAALRQKEAAEEELEKQRELAEGTAQQKLAAEQELIRLKAEMDNGEQQRLLLEEEQSRLKEEVSEAIQKRKEVEDELAKLRAEMEVLLQSKARAEEESRSSSEKSKQRLEAEASKLRELAEEAARLRALSEEAKRQRQLAEDEAGRQRAEAERILKEKLTAINEASRLKAEAEIALKEKEAENERLRRLAEDEAYQRRLLEEQAAQHKQDIEEKIAQLKRSSESELERQKGLVEDTLRQRRQVEEEIRVLKASFERASAGKSELERELSRIRSEAEEVQRSREQAEREAERQRALALQEEGRRREAEEKLQDILAAEEDAARQRRLALEEVERLRAMVEDARRQKELAEKESERQVQLAREAAQKRIAAEEKARLAAMQQQEQELQQARQQEQSLVERLREEAERARRVAEEAELARGQAEQDAGLSRRRVEEAERLKQRAEEEAAATARAQAAAEALRKEAELEAARRAQAEQAALRQKQLADAEMEKHKKFAEQTLRQKAQVEQELTKVKLRLEETDHQKNILDEELQRLKEEASDAVRQKAQVEEELFRVRVQLEELARLKSRIEEENKALILKDKDNTQKLLAEEAEKMKQVAEEVARLSVEAQEAARMRQLAEDDLAQQRALAEKMLKEKMQAVQEATRLKAEAEMLQKQKDLAQEHAKRLQEDKEQMQQRLAEETEGFQKTLEAERRRQLEITAEAERLKLHVTEMSMAQAKAEEEAKRFKKQAEEISERLHQTELATQEKMTLVHTLEIQRHQSDQDAEKLRQAIADLEWEKEKLKQEAALLQQKAEEMQVAQQAQLRQETQLLQQSFLTEKDALLQKEKFIEEEKSKLEKLFKDEVDKAQNLKAEQERQQKEMEQEKQQLKAMLDEAKRHQKEAEENVRHKQEELQQLEQQRQQQEKLLEEENQKLRERLEQMQEEYKAALAQTREIMIQTDDLPREAMVAAVQPHVQAMPNDRDALDGLAHNGEPEFAFDGIRQKVPAGKLVDAGVLSQESLEQLVKGTVSVGELAQRNEVRRYLQGQSSVAGLLIKPTNEKMSIYEAMKQKLLSPGTALVLLEAQAASGFIIDPVRNARLSVSEAVREGVIGPELHNKMLAAERAVTGYKDPYTGDRISLFQAMQKGLIVKEHGIRLLEAQIATGGIIDPVHSHRLPVEAAYKRGYFDEEMNRTLSDPTDDTKGFFDPNTQENLTYIQLLERCVTDPDTGLSLLPLTDQAAKARELVYTDKEAKDVFKKATVTAPFGKFQGKTVTIWEIINSEYFTEDQRRDLIQQYRTGKITVEKIIKIIITVVEESEKKSQMCFEGLRAPVPAAELLESKIINKDLYNQLHQGKKSVKDVAEMESVRQYLKGTDAIAGILVESTGQKFTFYDALKRNLLKPEVALSLLEAQAATGYIIDPVRNTLFSVDEAVKAEVVGPELHEKLLSAEKAVTGYKDPYTGQTVSLFQALKKGLIPSDTGVRLLDVQLTTGGIIDPIHSHRLPLDVAYKRGYFDPEMNEAMAEFRDDAKAFYCPNTQEHLTYAQLQKTCRRDKQTGFCLLPLSDQAIQAQQEEVYTDSQAKECFDKTTVEVPVGSMKGQTMTIWELIHSEYFTEEHRRELLRQYKTGKVTIEKIIKIVITIIEEAETKKQEKLTFSGLRAPVPASELVESRIITKAQYEQLKEGKKSVKDFSDTEAVRRFLYGSDCIAGVYVEATKEKLNIYEAMKRNLLQPSTAVVLLEAQAATGFLIDAVKNRKLYVNEAVKAGVVGPELHEKLLSAEKAVTGYKDPYSGNTISLFQAMQKGLIVKEHGIRLLEAQIATGGIIDPVHSHRLPLEVAYKRGYFDEEMNRTLSHPTDDTRGFFDPNTQENLTYTQLKERCIEDPETGLYLLPLREPEKPTVVETTQVYTEAETRKVFEETQVDIPVGSRAGSSMSLWEIMHSDLLPEEQRKQLMEEFKSGRVSKERMIIIIIEIIEKTEIIRQQNLTSYDYVRRRITAEELYEAKIISQDIYNLLKQGSKTFRELLEVETIWKYLYGSGCVAGIYIPSSKQKLSIYQALKKGLISSEVARSLLEAQAATGFMIDPMKNEMLTVDEAVRKGVVGPEIHDRLLSAERAVTGYRDPYSEQKISIFQAMKKDLIPSEEALKLLDAQIATGGIIDPHLGFHLPLEVAYQRGFINKDTYDMLSEPSEVRSYVDPSTEEKLSYTQLLKRCRQDEGSGLLLLPLCDARKLTFRGLRKQITVEELVRSQVMDEATAQRLQEGLTSIEEVSKNLKKFLEGTSCIAGVFVDSTKERLSVYQAMKKGIIRPGTAFELLEAQAATGYVIDPIKGLKLTVEEAVRMGIVGPEFKDKLLSAERAVTGYRDPYSGKLISLFQAMKKGLILKDHGIRLLEAQIATGGIIDPEESHRLPVEIAYKRGLFDEEMNEILLDPSDDTKGFFDPNTEENLTYLQLMERCITDPETGLCLLPLKEKKRERKTSSKSSVRKRRVVIVDPETGKEMSVYEAYRKGLIDHQTYLELSEQECEWEEITTSSSDGVVKSMIIDRRSGRQYDIDDAIGKGLIDQSALDQYRAGTLSITEFADMLSGNMSGFRSRSSSVGSSSSYTVSPAPVRTQISMWSDPTEETGPVAGILDTDTLEKVSITEAMRRNLVDNITGQRLLEAQACTGGIIDPTTGDKCTVADAVTKGLVDKIMVDRINLAQKAFYGFEDPRTKTKMSAAQALKKGWLYYEAGQRFLEVQYLTGGLIEPDVEGRVALDEALQKGTIDARTAQKLRDVNTYSKYLTCPKTKLKISYKDAMDRSMVEDGTGLRLLEASSQSSKGYYSPYNVSSAGSTSGSRSGSRTGSRSGSRRGSFDATGSGFSMTFSSSSYSSSSFGRRYTMGPVEAAAASALVWSCGWEASAERAGMHQLPLRMA